A window of the Lactobacillus gasseri ATCC 33323 = JCM 1131 genome harbors these coding sequences:
- the mscL gene encoding large-conductance mechanosensitive channel protein MscL, whose product MIKEFKEFISRGNMMDLAVGVIIGAAFTAIVNSLVKDLINPLIGLFIGKIDLSNLKFTVGEATFKYGSFLNAVINFLIIALVVFFLIKLVNKMMPKKEVEEDDPTPTNEELYLRQIRDLLQEKTK is encoded by the coding sequence ATGATTAAAGAGTTCAAAGAATTTATTTCTCGTGGCAACATGATGGACTTAGCTGTCGGAGTTATTATTGGTGCAGCATTTACCGCAATTGTAAATTCATTAGTTAAAGACTTAATTAATCCCCTCATTGGATTATTTATTGGCAAGATTGATTTATCAAACTTAAAATTCACTGTTGGTGAAGCTACGTTCAAATATGGCAGTTTCTTAAATGCGGTTATTAACTTTCTAATCATCGCATTGGTTGTCTTCTTCTTAATTAAATTAGTCAATAAAATGATGCCTAAAAAAGAAGTCGAAGAAGATGATCCTACACCAACCAATGAAGAATTATATCTTCGTCAAATTCGTGATTTATTACAAGAAAAAACTAAATAG
- a CDS encoding DUF3290 domain-containing protein, with amino-acid sequence MNFYTINYIQSHQNTDRTALYILMIVAASAMIIFTMLYLRDRFNTRYRDLGIIALLFLILFAGTQYEKYIQNNVQKSKAAQIVPFIKSVADDANVKESDVMVSSTSLQDGMIIRIDSKNEDYQLNLNEDNNSYTLTHAHVIDHHVYVQK; translated from the coding sequence ATGAATTTTTACACAATAAATTATATTCAAAGCCACCAAAACACTGATCGGACGGCCTTATATATCTTAATGATTGTAGCAGCTAGTGCGATGATTATTTTTACTATGCTATATTTACGAGATCGATTTAATACGAGGTATCGCGATTTAGGAATTATCGCACTTTTATTTTTGATATTATTTGCTGGCACTCAGTATGAAAAATATATTCAAAATAATGTGCAAAAGTCAAAGGCTGCTCAAATTGTTCCTTTTATTAAATCAGTTGCAGACGATGCGAATGTTAAGGAAAGCGATGTAATGGTAAGTTCGACGAGTTTGCAAGATGGAATGATTATCCGAATTGATTCAAAAAATGAAGATTATCAATTGAATTTAAATGAAGATAATAATAGCTATACTTTGACTCATGCTCACGTAATTGATCACCATGTATATGTGCAAAAGTAG
- a CDS encoding DUF421 domain-containing protein — MDYTQLFIKFALGILTLIIQINVFGKSNLAPTTALDQLQNYVLGGIIGGLIYNSSITIIQFLLVLVVWTLVVFILKFGRERSNWVRNLIDGKPVQVIKNGQVLVGNCMKAGISANELMFRLRSRGIYSVEKVKNCIFEQNGQLTVIENDEDNIRFPIISDGQINDDVLDLIHKSSAWLEQEVAKAGYNSIDDVFLGEYIKGQLRLVGYSEK; from the coding sequence ATGGATTATACACAATTATTTATTAAGTTTGCTTTAGGAATCTTAACTCTTATTATTCAGATTAATGTTTTTGGTAAGAGTAATTTGGCACCAACTACAGCATTGGATCAGTTACAAAACTATGTTCTTGGTGGAATTATTGGTGGTTTGATTTATAATTCCAGCATTACAATTATCCAGTTTTTACTCGTATTAGTGGTTTGGACTCTGGTAGTTTTTATTTTGAAGTTTGGACGCGAACGTAGTAATTGGGTACGCAATTTAATTGATGGAAAACCTGTTCAAGTAATAAAGAATGGTCAGGTTTTAGTTGGAAACTGTATGAAGGCAGGAATTTCAGCTAATGAATTGATGTTTAGGCTGAGAAGTCGAGGAATTTATTCAGTTGAAAAGGTTAAAAATTGCATTTTTGAACAAAATGGGCAATTAACGGTAATCGAAAACGATGAAGATAATATTCGTTTTCCAATTATTAGTGATGGTCAAATTAATGACGACGTTTTAGATTTAATTCATAAATCTAGTGCTTGGCTTGAACAAGAAGTAGCCAAAGCTGGTTATAATAGTATTGATGATGTCTTTTTAGGAGAATATATTAAGGGACAACTACGGTTGGTTGGATATTCTGAAAAATAA
- a CDS encoding mucin-binding protein: protein MSHKNDLSFIAKLNGKEKFSLRKLSVGLVTVALGTTFFLESSNTTHAAEVNTTNQNVTSQENTSESTKSSTLNIQKNNTSEDNKNDVKALPTQEQTSASQTNKNSETNNQELNVLAAKSETQNNKATQANILEEKVQATNETQATAVTITGAEPNKSMMANVTQGSIKVHVNTDENKPITINNGQKVTVSISDTNNLLRFGSTPSKINYFAITTSQTNTDKTFTFTYTGNDDGVLSGFDSAFTFTADNKATKQYYTDHDTYPAFNLPVTVTLPNNQVFTQNLPIKITPYKDQVITQEILHGFVMGPKLIWTPGQDGYPGTNGSYTENGATYRGPEPSAAADVPADKQKNARLMQYALEWNYGSAKDPSLNPLMDVLVNIKFNKGQQILPSTIKVFKIPADMEVVDSDSQRVPINDYYNKLATLPEDTNFEKLLRDSISDDKKQIKIDQKGNFTANGVDYSKMGPYFIQLDTLLNPNDIADWASQPDSGVGPSITTPIVNENDWKHSGSGTTTNTSTQTYTDFKFDPVVDRIVKIHFIDENTNEEIPDVLSATITKTDSSIDNPTNTILNDLKQKGYVLDEQATKGEESDHSTNLKNYDITKQNFKTDALNNSYNSAKLQIKDSSPQYYVYLYHDTESVSAKATIKETINYIYANGTQKGKTAVNPYSKTVTYTGTKDLVTDHVSWQPDSSLDAVESPKAKDKNYTLVDKAEVPVIKLNINNDGKITAENNDPLTYTVHYYAPEHAQVTFYDDTTGQSLANYLVQHNQKASLTDTYSELDNNSSKQPISFADANIIVNFLKNNHYIFTGVSGDGSITNPDYSKISYGNFDNDETKNQNFVLHFKHALDNQTETATVVEKVNYVYENGPQAGKTVVDAATSPIDQRITYTRTRTVDLVNDPKGKNTKWSNWVSNKAFIENFNLPEKVSGPDTQEKVYSLDLAQIKATKNDKEFDYSALKLPFETSELSNDKTINLNVTIPYTLTENITVNYIDDTTGKTLESKSLSGKPNTKANYSTKATVDKYVAQNYVLVSDPTNQKSLSFDNDELPNNQNYEVHFKHGIAPLSNQKTITETIHYIYEDGSPAANDATNQLTFTETGTKDLVTGVADTKWSDPQTFASVTSPTISGYIPDQLKIDAIQVDHDSKDIEKTVIYKAEKQSAVLRFYDDTEGKFIDFAKDLKTDGTSKATISFTIPSNYDFSNYNFVAVNVGNDPKDTATKLPGNTLSTVAYGKFDTNDQADQYFIAHFTHKTTSTKGNKSVSEKVVLYAENGPKKGQAFKAIELGNTTFTRNGQKDLVTDQVSWENWAIVDNSHTVSLPVTLSTVYKINPTNITQTTPVSKKFEINSQIVSPLAFNAATDQDLIKSLADSTEFMVKVPYALTENVNVTYIDDTTGKTLETKSLSGEPNTNSQYSKLINT, encoded by the coding sequence ATGTCACATAAAAATGATTTATCTTTTATTGCTAAGCTTAATGGGAAAGAAAAGTTTAGCCTTAGAAAACTTTCAGTTGGATTAGTTACTGTTGCATTAGGTACAACTTTCTTTTTAGAAAGTTCTAATACCACGCATGCAGCCGAAGTAAACACTACAAACCAAAATGTTACTAGCCAAGAAAATACTTCCGAATCTACTAAATCAAGTACTTTAAATATTCAAAAAAATAATACTAGCGAAGACAATAAAAATGACGTAAAAGCTTTACCCACTCAAGAACAAACATCTGCGAGTCAGACTAATAAAAATAGCGAAACTAATAATCAAGAACTTAACGTATTAGCTGCAAAATCAGAAACTCAAAATAATAAAGCTACTCAAGCAAATATTCTTGAAGAAAAAGTTCAAGCTACTAATGAAACGCAAGCTACAGCCGTAACTATTACAGGAGCTGAACCTAATAAGTCAATGATGGCTAATGTTACTCAAGGATCAATAAAAGTTCATGTTAATACGGATGAAAACAAGCCAATTACCATTAATAACGGACAAAAAGTTACAGTTTCAATTAGCGATACTAATAATTTACTACGTTTTGGCAGCACTCCTTCTAAGATTAACTACTTTGCGATAACCACATCTCAAACAAATACCGATAAAACATTTACTTTCACTTATACAGGCAACGATGACGGAGTCTTATCAGGATTTGATTCAGCGTTTACTTTTACTGCTGATAATAAAGCAACTAAGCAATACTATACTGACCACGACACCTATCCTGCTTTCAATTTACCTGTTACTGTAACCTTACCTAATAATCAAGTATTTACTCAAAATCTACCAATTAAAATTACTCCGTATAAAGACCAAGTTATTACCCAAGAAATTCTTCACGGTTTTGTTATGGGACCAAAATTAATTTGGACTCCTGGGCAAGACGGTTATCCTGGCACAAATGGTTCTTATACCGAAAATGGTGCAACATATCGTGGACCAGAACCAAGTGCTGCAGCAGATGTTCCCGCTGATAAGCAAAAAAATGCTCGATTAATGCAATACGCACTTGAGTGGAATTATGGCTCTGCTAAAGATCCAAGTTTAAATCCATTGATGGATGTTTTAGTTAACATCAAATTTAATAAGGGACAACAAATTCTTCCATCTACTATTAAGGTTTTCAAGATTCCAGCAGATATGGAAGTCGTTGATTCTGATAGTCAAAGAGTTCCGATCAATGATTACTACAATAAACTTGCAACTCTTCCAGAAGACACCAACTTTGAAAAACTATTAAGAGACTCAATTTCTGACGATAAAAAACAAATTAAGATTGACCAAAAAGGTAACTTTACAGCAAACGGTGTGGATTATTCCAAAATGGGTCCTTACTTTATTCAATTAGACACCTTATTGAACCCTAACGATATTGCAGATTGGGCTAGTCAGCCAGATTCAGGTGTAGGTCCTTCAATCACCACTCCAATTGTCAACGAAAATGATTGGAAGCACTCCGGTTCAGGAACTACAACTAATACTTCTACTCAAACTTATACTGATTTCAAATTTGATCCTGTAGTTGATAGAATTGTTAAAATTCACTTTATTGATGAAAATACTAATGAAGAAATTCCAGATGTATTAAGTGCTACTATCACAAAGACTGATTCTTCTATTGATAACCCAACTAATACTATTCTCAATGATCTTAAGCAAAAGGGTTATGTGTTAGATGAACAAGCAACTAAAGGAGAAGAAAGTGATCATAGCACAAATCTAAAGAACTACGATATAACTAAGCAAAACTTTAAGACTGATGCTTTAAACAATAGTTACAATAGTGCTAAACTTCAAATTAAAGACAGTTCGCCTCAATATTATGTCTACCTTTATCACGACACTGAATCAGTTAGCGCCAAAGCGACAATAAAAGAAACAATTAATTATATTTATGCTAATGGTACTCAAAAAGGAAAAACGGCCGTAAATCCTTATAGCAAGACTGTAACTTATACTGGAACTAAAGATTTAGTTACCGACCACGTGAGCTGGCAACCGGATTCTAGCCTCGATGCTGTAGAATCACCTAAAGCAAAAGACAAGAATTATACTTTAGTTGACAAAGCTGAAGTCCCAGTTATTAAGTTAAACATCAATAATGATGGAAAGATCACTGCTGAAAATAATGATCCATTAACTTACACAGTTCATTATTATGCTCCAGAGCATGCACAGGTTACTTTCTACGATGACACTACTGGTCAAAGCTTAGCTAATTATTTAGTTCAACATAATCAGAAAGCATCATTAACTGATACTTATTCTGAATTAGACAATAATTCAAGCAAGCAACCTATCTCATTTGCTGATGCAAACATTATCGTTAACTTCTTGAAGAACAATCACTACATCTTTACTGGTGTTTCTGGCGATGGTTCTATTACAAATCCTGACTATTCAAAGATTTCTTATGGCAACTTTGATAACGACGAAACTAAGAACCAAAACTTTGTCCTTCATTTTAAGCATGCATTAGATAATCAAACTGAAACTGCTACAGTTGTAGAAAAAGTTAACTATGTCTATGAAAACGGTCCGCAGGCCGGTAAGACTGTGGTTGATGCTGCAACTTCTCCAATTGATCAAAGAATCACTTACACCAGAACTAGAACTGTAGACCTTGTTAATGATCCTAAAGGTAAAAATACTAAATGGTCTAACTGGGTGTCTAACAAAGCTTTCATTGAGAACTTTAACTTACCAGAAAAAGTTAGCGGCCCTGATACTCAAGAAAAAGTTTATTCATTAGATTTAGCTCAAATTAAAGCTACAAAAAATGACAAAGAATTCGACTATTCTGCCCTTAAGTTACCATTTGAAACATCAGAATTGAGTAATGATAAGACGATTAATCTTAACGTCACTATTCCATATACTTTAACTGAAAATATTACAGTTAACTATATTGACGACACGACTGGTAAGACCTTAGAGAGCAAGTCATTATCGGGCAAACCTAATACAAAAGCTAACTATTCAACTAAAGCTACTGTTGATAAATATGTCGCTCAAAACTATGTTCTAGTTAGCGACCCAACCAATCAAAAGTCTCTTTCATTCGACAACGACGAACTTCCTAATAACCAAAATTATGAAGTTCATTTCAAACATGGAATTGCGCCTCTTTCTAACCAGAAGACGATCACTGAAACTATCCATTATATCTATGAAGATGGTTCCCCAGCTGCTAACGATGCTACTAACCAACTCACTTTCACTGAAACTGGTACAAAAGACTTAGTTACTGGCGTGGCTGACACAAAATGGTCTGATCCACAAACTTTTGCTTCAGTCACTTCTCCAACAATTTCTGGCTATATTCCAGATCAACTTAAAATTGATGCTATTCAAGTAGACCATGATTCTAAAGATATAGAAAAGACAGTCATCTACAAGGCTGAGAAGCAAAGCGCTGTCCTTCGTTTCTATGATGATACTGAAGGAAAATTTATTGATTTTGCTAAAGACCTTAAGACAGATGGAACAAGCAAAGCTACTATTTCATTTACTATTCCATCCAATTACGATTTTTCAAATTATAACTTTGTTGCAGTAAATGTAGGTAATGATCCTAAGGATACAGCTACTAAGTTGCCAGGTAATACTTTGTCTACTGTAGCTTACGGCAAGTTTGATACTAATGATCAAGCCGACCAATACTTCATTGCTCACTTTACTCATAAGACAACGAGCACTAAAGGAAATAAGTCTGTTTCTGAAAAAGTTGTCCTTTATGCTGAAAATGGTCCTAAGAAAGGTCAAGCCTTCAAAGCTATTGAATTAGGTAATACTACTTTCACTAGAAATGGTCAAAAAGATTTAGTTACAGATCAGGTTTCTTGGGAAAACTGGGCAATAGTAGATAATAGTCATACTGTTTCCCTACCAGTGACACTTTCAACTGTTTATAAGATTAATCCTACTAATATTACTCAAACTACACCTGTTTCCAAGAAGTTTGAAATTAATAGTCAAATAGTTTCTCCATTAGCCTTCAATGCTGCTACGGATCAAGATTTGATTAAATCTTTAGCAGACAGTACAGAATTCATGGTCAAAGTTCCTTATGCATTAACTGAAAATGTTAATGTAACTTATATTGATGATACTACTGGTAAGACATTAGAAACTAAGAGCTTATCTGGTGAGCCTAATACAAATTCACAATATTCTAAATTGATAAATACTTAG
- the pepT gene encoding peptidase T produces MVVIDQAYIQDKFIEYCKVNTRSDDQSKEVPTTPGQIELLKMIEQELGNLGLENISFSKKDSYLVGKLPGTVRDEKVTPIGFVAHVDTADFNAENIQPQVHHDYDGKDILLKEGRVLSTSEFPSLKKHLGETLITADGTTLLGADDKAGIAGLLGMLKYLKENASVKHGDIWVAFGPDEEIGKGAARFDVQRFPVEFAYTLDNGDPGDIAFETFNAAAATINFHGTVVHPGEAYGLMINAALMSSEFIQGLPADEVPENSKDFDGYFMVLSNNGNVDHAQIKLIIRDFDTDGFEQKKKLVTDLVDKLNKKYGKDRVTIELHDQYRSPGDLIKKHPYVVNLVLHAYDALGLKPKIIPFRGGTDGDFISEKGIPTPNLFNGGANFHGPYEYVTTESMALLSRTLIEIAQQHVLLNNKRDERPLKRKY; encoded by the coding sequence ATGGTTGTAATTGATCAAGCGTATATTCAAGATAAGTTTATTGAATATTGTAAGGTAAATACGCGCTCAGATGACCAAAGTAAAGAAGTACCAACAACGCCTGGACAAATTGAATTGTTAAAAATGATTGAACAAGAATTAGGAAATTTGGGCTTAGAAAATATCTCTTTTTCTAAAAAAGATTCATATCTTGTGGGAAAACTACCTGGCACAGTGAGAGATGAAAAAGTTACTCCGATTGGTTTTGTAGCTCATGTAGATACTGCTGACTTCAATGCAGAAAATATTCAGCCACAAGTACATCATGACTATGATGGAAAAGATATTTTATTAAAAGAGGGGCGAGTTTTATCCACCAGTGAATTTCCTAGTTTGAAAAAACACTTAGGCGAAACTTTAATTACTGCTGATGGAACAACCTTGCTTGGAGCAGATGATAAGGCTGGAATTGCGGGTTTATTAGGGATGCTCAAATATTTAAAAGAAAATGCTAGCGTCAAACATGGCGATATTTGGGTTGCTTTTGGCCCTGATGAGGAAATCGGCAAAGGAGCAGCTCGTTTTGATGTTCAACGTTTTCCAGTTGAGTTTGCCTATACCTTAGATAATGGAGATCCAGGTGACATTGCTTTTGAAACTTTTAATGCGGCAGCTGCTACAATTAATTTTCATGGTACAGTTGTTCATCCCGGTGAAGCATATGGCTTAATGATTAATGCTGCTTTGATGTCTAGTGAATTTATCCAAGGTTTACCAGCTGATGAGGTCCCAGAAAACAGTAAGGATTTTGATGGCTACTTTATGGTTTTATCCAATAACGGTAATGTTGATCATGCACAAATTAAGTTAATCATCCGAGACTTTGATACTGACGGTTTTGAGCAAAAGAAAAAGTTAGTCACAGACCTAGTGGATAAGTTAAATAAAAAATATGGAAAAGATCGCGTAACTATAGAACTACATGATCAATACCGTAGCCCTGGTGATTTAATTAAGAAACATCCTTATGTTGTAAATTTAGTTTTACATGCCTATGACGCTCTAGGATTAAAGCCCAAAATTATTCCATTTCGTGGCGGAACAGATGGAGATTTTATTTCAGAAAAAGGCATTCCTACACCTAACTTATTTAATGGTGGTGCGAACTTCCACGGTCCATATGAATATGTAACGACTGAGAGTATGGCATTACTTTCTAGAACTTTGATTGAAATTGCTCAACAACATGTTTTGCTAAATAATAAGCGTGATGAACGTCCATTAAAAAGAAAGTACTAA
- the pnuC gene encoding nicotinamide riboside transporter PnuC has protein sequence MDNSTSLQEDHKERKDNYFVWLFKQLHGWPVQNYMLWFFAFGFQLAILIQNKITTLTVITFIGTLLGTLCVLAINATKAINGWLGLISAACFIYAGLAAKNYLSIFEQIAYILTLDLPVIISVRSWNDDTKNHLRKFGAKEWIIAIIGTLIVYAVSGYLIGKFTNDPRPWIDAISFAISLTAGIMCFLRYNNQYFWWTASGIFQLILWGVTYAQGDATLAMAVNSLIYVVNDVLAFTVSPWFNMGRKREGLKAIKD, from the coding sequence ATGGACAATTCAACATCATTACAAGAAGATCATAAGGAAAGAAAGGATAACTACTTTGTTTGGCTATTTAAACAATTACATGGCTGGCCAGTTCAAAACTATATGCTTTGGTTCTTTGCTTTTGGATTTCAATTAGCTATTTTGATTCAAAATAAAATTACTACTTTAACAGTAATTACTTTCATTGGTACTCTACTTGGAACTTTATGTGTGCTAGCAATCAACGCTACTAAAGCAATCAATGGTTGGCTTGGTTTAATTTCTGCAGCTTGTTTTATTTATGCAGGTTTAGCTGCTAAAAATTACTTATCAATTTTTGAACAAATTGCTTATATTTTAACTTTAGACTTGCCAGTTATTATTTCAGTTAGATCTTGGAATGATGATACTAAAAACCACTTACGTAAATTTGGTGCTAAAGAATGGATCATTGCAATTATTGGTACCTTAATTGTTTATGCCGTGTCAGGCTACTTAATTGGTAAATTTACTAACGATCCACGTCCCTGGATTGATGCCATTAGTTTCGCTATTTCATTGACTGCTGGTATTATGTGTTTCTTACGTTATAACAATCAATATTTCTGGTGGACTGCTAGCGGAATTTTTCAATTAATTCTATGGGGCGTAACTTATGCACAAGGAGATGCGACTTTAGCTATGGCTGTTAACTCCTTAATTTATGTTGTTAATGACGTTTTGGCCTTTACTGTTTCACCTTGGTTCAATATGGGAAGAAAGCGCGAAGGATTAAAAGCTATTAAAGACTAA
- a CDS encoding Rpn family recombination-promoting nuclease/putative transposase: MNRKELEKRVDEADITADPIFSWVMEQGNNCRDLLRAIAPELHIQTASFETQKRLKFHPAMHGIIPDIYATDNKGRVFDIELQMTLPDFLGKRMRYYFSMMDQSLFMQGENYRNLPTTYLILILPTDPLGLNQYRYDTTWSTKGFKHDPLNIGQKLILLNASGTKGKITPRLQGFFDLMRGKINTNDSFVQKLQSDVEKYKTNPERRKELMDYQMKLDDMRYVGEKAGIKTGKEEERINAIKKMIRRYRQFNADDKKILSLLTQDYGNDFSQKELRQFIKNN, encoded by the coding sequence ATGAACAGAAAAGAATTAGAAAAACGGGTTGATGAAGCTGATATCACCGCTGATCCAATCTTTAGCTGGGTTATGGAACAAGGAAATAATTGTCGCGACCTTTTACGAGCAATTGCTCCTGAATTGCATATTCAAACTGCTAGTTTTGAAACGCAGAAAAGATTGAAGTTTCATCCTGCTATGCACGGCATTATTCCAGACATCTATGCTACAGACAACAAAGGGCGAGTCTTTGATATTGAATTACAAATGACTCTCCCAGATTTCTTAGGAAAGCGGATGCGGTATTATTTTTCAATGATGGATCAAAGTCTGTTTATGCAAGGTGAAAATTATCGCAATTTACCTACCACGTATTTAATTTTAATTCTACCAACCGATCCGCTTGGACTTAACCAATATCGCTATGATACTACTTGGAGCACCAAAGGATTTAAACATGATCCATTAAATATTGGTCAAAAATTAATTTTACTTAATGCAAGTGGAACAAAAGGAAAAATCACGCCGCGTCTGCAAGGATTTTTTGATTTGATGCGTGGTAAAATTAATACAAATGATAGCTTTGTTCAAAAGCTACAAAGCGATGTTGAGAAATACAAAACTAATCCAGAAAGAAGGAAAGAACTCATGGATTACCAAATGAAGCTTGATGACATGCGATATGTTGGGGAAAAGGCTGGCATCAAAACTGGAAAAGAAGAAGAGCGGATTAATGCTATTAAGAAGATGATTCGACGTTATCGCCAATTCAACGCTGATGATAAAAAAATTTTAAGTCTTTTAACACAAGATTATGGTAATGATTTTTCTCAAAAAGAATTAAGGCAGTTTATTAAAAATAATTAG
- a CDS encoding mucin-binding protein, with amino-acid sequence MSDPTDQKNIFFDNDEKPNNQNYDVHFKHAFKEINNSKTVNETITYVYNNGKEAAPTYNTSVEFTQTGKLDLVTNKEELNVWSPVANTFIAVTSPVIKNYTANQKQIDAQTVQPSSSDLAFQVTYTPAPVEPTKPTEPTKPVQPTKPTEPVKPVQPTKSTEPVKPVQPTKPTEPTEPVESTKTTKPTQPVEPTHTQLVQKNSEIKSSNLVLPAKATNKATKKTEENILPQTGAKQNDTSLIGLAFGATSFLIGLLGNELKRKKKN; translated from the coding sequence ATCAGTGACCCAACTGATCAAAAGAACATTTTCTTTGATAATGATGAAAAGCCTAACAATCAAAATTACGATGTTCACTTTAAACATGCCTTTAAAGAGATCAATAATTCTAAGACTGTTAACGAAACTATCACATATGTTTATAATAACGGCAAAGAAGCTGCACCAACTTATAATACTTCTGTAGAATTTACTCAAACTGGAAAGCTCGATTTGGTAACCAATAAGGAAGAATTGAATGTTTGGTCTCCAGTTGCCAATACCTTTATCGCCGTTACTTCACCAGTCATTAAGAACTACACTGCCAATCAAAAACAAATTGATGCACAAACAGTTCAACCAAGCAGTAGTGATCTAGCATTTCAAGTTACCTACACACCTGCTCCAGTTGAACCTACTAAACCTACTGAGCCTACTAAGCCGGTTCAACCTACCAAGCCAACTGAACCTGTTAAGCCGGTTCAACCTACCAAATCAACTGAACCTGTTAAGCCGGTTCAACCTACTAAACCAACCGAGCCTACTGAGCCGGTTGAATCCACTAAAACAACCAAGCCTACTCAGCCGGTTGAACCAACACATACTCAATTAGTACAAAAGAACAGCGAAATAAAATCTTCTAATTTAGTTCTACCAGCAAAAGCTACTAATAAAGCTACCAAGAAGACTGAAGAAAACATCTTACCTCAAACCGGTGCCAAGCAAAACGATACTAGCTTAATCGGATTAGCATTTGGTGCTACTTCATTCTTAATCGGCCTACTTGGTAATGAACTTAAACGAAAGAAAAAGAATTAA
- a CDS encoding PAS domain-containing protein, producing the protein MNENWKEKLAKAANNDDYVKLNAGLMRVSDLNNYLSSFSSNLLAFNKLGEFLYYKQLPEMNYNPPELGKNITSLGKTEQEKKQLEEIFHKLSTGEEKELQFSDQTNTQTRFMVDRYRAIFDKNHQFAGINESIQDIYPLVEYYLKETGQKLIDDPDNPNGEVYRKNQKIDAESGASEL; encoded by the coding sequence ATGAATGAAAATTGGAAAGAGAAATTGGCAAAGGCAGCAAATAATGACGACTATGTAAAGTTAAATGCAGGCTTAATGAGAGTATCAGACTTAAACAATTATTTGTCATCTTTTTCTAGTAACTTACTTGCTTTTAATAAATTAGGAGAATTTTTATATTATAAACAATTGCCAGAAATGAACTATAATCCACCGGAGCTTGGAAAAAATATCACATCTTTGGGTAAAACAGAACAAGAGAAGAAACAATTAGAAGAAATATTCCACAAGTTAAGCACAGGTGAGGAAAAAGAATTGCAATTTTCTGATCAAACTAATACACAAACGCGATTCATGGTGGATAGGTATCGTGCTATTTTTGATAAAAATCATCAATTTGCAGGAATTAATGAGAGTATTCAAGATATTTATCCACTTGTGGAATATTATTTAAAAGAAACTGGGCAGAAATTAATTGATGATCCAGATAATCCGAATGGTGAAGTTTATCGTAAAAATCAAAAAATTGATGCCGAAAGTGGAGCTTCTGAATTATAG